A stretch of DNA from Cololabis saira isolate AMF1-May2022 chromosome 17, fColSai1.1, whole genome shotgun sequence:
GTACAGACAAATTCATTAATTCCCTCCAGATGATTCCCTGAACATTTCAAGAAGCATGTTTGATTGCAACATCCTGCGCTCTGAAGATGAGTTGGGTCACGGTGAAGATCCTGCTCTCTGGCACCACCCTCAGGCCAACGCCTGCCACTGCAACGTAAAGTCTGCACGGATTGTGTTTGGGTGGTTTTTGGTTTCTGTTGTGAaataagcagaggtgtcaaaagtattcacattcattactcaggtagaagtatagatactagagtttaaaaatactcctgtagaagttgaagtatcaactcaagttttttactcaagtaaaagtataaaagtactggtttcaaaactacttaaagtataaaagtaaaagtaatgtaagagggaaaaaagccattaaggacaaaagccattgaaaatgaatgcatcttagtataatgcaaatatattaaagaaccatatatgtttactattgagcattaacatgtatttcagagagcaggagatatgatgactagttgcctataagtattgtaatggtgcaaaaagtcaaacttcagaggcatgttatcatttatcctaacctttattggaatgtacatccaagtttagttgcaggaatctgagggaacggatgtaagaacaaaactggacaagaacatctgaaacaaccacaaccaaattcactctatccggatggagcaatttaactggatagttttttgttaaaggccgaaatgaaatagagtaacgagtctgtttttaaaatgtaaggagtaaaaagtacagataattgtgtgaaaatgtaaggagtaaaagtaaaaagtcttctgaaaaataattagtatgaagtatagataaccaaaatttctacttaagtaagataacgaagtatttgtacttcgttacttgacaccacTGGAAATAAGCATCGCAGTTAGTGGtggaaattaaaatgaaaagaaaaaaaaagagatatacAGTGTCAAGGAAAAGTATGCGGTTTTCTGTTATTATTTCATTCACcataaaatatgatttgatcttaaTTTAAGTCACAGTGATAGACTGATCTTGCGCTTAACACACaaacagttttaatattttgtagCTTTACTTAGCAAACCCAACAAACATTCACAGTCATCATGGTGGAAAATTGAGTGAATGTGTTGAATTGATTGCTGATTGAACCTCCTCGGCTGAAATGACTTAAAGCACTTTCATCGGATCTCCTCGGCCTTCAGGAGGAAGTTTTGACCATTTTTCTTCCCAGGACTTCTTCAACTCAGAGACATTTGTGTGATTTCTGGTGTGAGCTTGAGATCAGTCCACGCTATCTCTCTATTATGGTCTGGACTGTGAGTAGGCCACTTTCTGCACTAAGTGTCCGGCTGCATCTCTCAATTTCTGAAGTGTCTGTGGGATTAAGagctcttcatcttcttctgcaTTTTGTCCTATCACAGAATCCAAGCTTATTGATGTTGTTAACAAAATTAAATTATCTGCACCAGGACATCAAtcaatcgtgagtgaccacatttattttattctcttctttgttcattttctttgttttgtccgttcgtttcgttttcttattagtatctttttttttctgtagtctgccttttgttgaaaaggataggcaaaataagccatgaggcttcagcctatacctttttggtcaaaaaaaaaaaaaaaaaaaaaaggaaatgcgtacatatatatatatatatatatatatatatatatatatatatatatatatatatatatatgtatatgtatatttatatatatatatatatatttatatatatatatatatatgtatatttatatatatatatatatatatatatatatatatatatatatatatatatatatatatatatatatatatatatatgtatatgtatatatattcatacctgtgtgtatacatatacagtgtgtatatgcaaacatcttaaaatgtaaatgaccaaaacaaaataaactaaactaaaaacaacaaaaaaaccatgATGACTTGAAATCCTCAATACTCAGAAAATGCTTTCCATATATCTCCAAACCACTCCTTCATATTTTAAACCTCTCTCTTAAAACTGGTGTATTTCCCGAACAATTTAAATGGGCTAAAGTCATTCCTCTCTTTAAGGCAGATGATCCCTCATTATTTTCCAATTATAGACCGATATCCATCCTACCATGTCTAAAATATTAGAAAAACTAGTTTATAATCGTTTGGCTACATATTTTGATGAAAACAATATTCTATATGATCACCAGTATGGGTTCAGAAAAAAACACTCCACGTCTATGGCCCTCACCCAACCTCACCCAAATGTTCATATTTCCAATAACATTTTGGAAAGAGTTACGGTAACTACATTTCTAGGTGTTATGATTGATGAAAATCTCACTTGGAAAAATCATATTGCACTCATCTCTAACAAGATTGCAAAGAATATTGGAGTAATCAGACGTATAAGGCATCTATTACCAAGAAAAATCggtattaatttatattatactatgatttatccttatattTCATACTGCAATGTCATTTGGGCAAGTACCTTCAAGAGCAACCTCAACTGTATCTTTATCCTGCAAAAAcgttttatcaaaatgattacattttccaatagacttactaggtccaccccattgttccaatcgctaagtattctccctatttttgctgtaaatgtttttcagatttgtctttttgtctatcaatccattcacaagctacttccaaactgttttcattatttatttcaattcaattcccaaattcatcacttcaatactaggtctgcaaacaatctccatcccaccCTTTTCAGGtctactttttcccaattttcaattaggttcagaggttcctctttattggaacaccttaccacACCACATTAGAGAATACAAAtactttcaaaaaacaaatcacaacatttTTGCTAGCCCAACTTAGCAAAGCTTAACCATTCATTTCCAGTTCTTCTCTGCTAACCCTCattagattcctgtttttgttttctagtaatttagcttattttccttagttgtcctatgttttacatatttctgtagatattgtttgtttcattataggaggaCCACTAGACAAGCCCTTATggttttttttggttcctcccgcacattttctgttatattgtatttctttctttatttgcttcttttttccacatactgttcgtctgtacttttaaatcggttgtatatttttatgtgcaaataaactaaactaaacttaatGACAGACGAAACATATGAACTCACATTCTAACACTTGAACTCTGATCTGAGGACATTGTCAGGTGGGAGTGACTTTGCTCGGCCTCATTCACCTGCTTCTCCGTCAGAGCAAAACACTTTAAACTCGCTTTGGGAATGAATTCAGCGCCCAGTCACATGTCCCAGTGTGTTGATTATGAAAGAAGATCTTCAGCGTTTCATAAGAAACAGTGGGCCTCTTGTCTGGAAATATCACTTTGGCTTGGCCGATTACAAACGTCTTAATAAGCTTTCACCGAATCACACTAATCTTTAAAGAACTGCACTCCCTGAAGTTCCTGGCATATGACGGGAGAACGTGGGCCACGCTTTGAAAATTAGACTTTCTCAGtctcttatttatttgtgtTGCTTGATAGGTTTCTGTATCTTGGTTTTTACAATGTCTGTAACCCTCAGGAGAGTGTACCACATCTCAGCGTTCAGCTGGTATGCTTTTATTGTTAACAGTCTCGCCTCCAAGGATGGAGAGGACCTGCCTGCAGGGATCTTCGTTTACGGCGGGCCGTGGAAGTACCTTACCTTTTTGAACTTGGTGAGCACATTATGGAGAAAGCTACAGCGACATGTTACGGTAGTGTGTCCTCTGATATAGATACGAGCAAGGACGGTGACAATCGATGGACCCTGTTTCTTTGTTGGTAATGTTTCAGTTACTACAGATGACATTCTTTGGGCTGGCAGCGgtaaatgatctccaaccagggAAAAACACCGACAGTGCTCTCAGCAGAAGTAAAGACCTCCTCTTCTCAGTCTTTGCTTTCCCTGTTGGGATGGTGAGAACCCCAGTTTTATATAATGCTACATTTTTCTTGCACAAAACAAGCATTAAGCTTTGCcttaaccagaggtgtcaagtaacaaagtacaaatacttcgttaccttacttaagtagaaattttggttatctatacttcactggagtaattatttttcagacgacattttacttttactccttacattttcacgcaattatctgtactttttactccttacattttaaaaacagcctcgttactctatttcatttcggcttttaaataaaaactatccagttaaattgctccatccggatagagtgaatttggttgttgttgtttcagatgttcttgtccagttttgttcttacatccgttccctcagattcctgcaactaaacttggatgtacattccaataaaggttaggataaatgataacatgcctctgaagtttgactttttgcaccattacaatacttataagcaactagtcatcatatctcctgctctctgaaacacatgttaatgctcaatagtacacatatatggttctttaatatatttgcattatactaagatgcattcattttcaatggtttttgtccttaatggcttttttcccccttacattacttttacttttatactttaagtagttttgaaaccagtacttttatacttttacttgagtaaaaaacttgagttgatacttcaacttctacaggagtattttttaaatctagtatctatacttctacctgaggaatgaatgtgaatacttttgacacctctggccttAACTTGCAATTCTCTTCCTTTTGACAGTTTGTTGTGATACTTTTCTGGACAATATTTGCCTACAACAGGGAATTGGTCTATCCTGCCACCATTGACGAATTCTTCCCTCCCTGGATCAATCACGCCATGGTCTGTATTCCTGTCATTATATgcattatttatctattttaactTTTAATTGGAGTCCAAAACCCTCCCAACTCTGCAGACCTGCACTAACACGATTACTGCTCCTCCCCAGCACACATGTGTCTGCCCCGTCTTACTTggagagctgctgctgcagcctcaCACCTACCCGAGGACCAAACACGCTCTGGCAGCGTTAGGACTCGTGGGTGCATCTTATCTGTCCTGGTGAGTGCTGAGTCAGAGGACTCATAAATGAATAAGCATTACAACGTTGCTTTGATGTGTCTCATATGAAGCAGattgagtgtttacatgattcATCCTGCTGCTGAAAACGAAGGAGTGTAAAAGCAACAGCTTCTGTATCTGGTTCAGACTGGTCCGGTGCATCAGTGCACATTTAGTCTCAACATGCAAACAGCTCCAGGGAAGTGCTTCCTTCAGATTTGGATCATTTTGCTTCCCGAGCTGTAATGAAGCCAACATCTTCTGTATATGCAAATCATAGGCAAGCCACAGGTTGTGGataatacttattttatttgactttcCTGCTGTTTTACTGTTACAACCAGGCATGAACATATCTCCATGGGTCATTGTTTCCTTAGAAACAAGATCTGCAAGATCCTCTGATAACTGCCtttgtttctctttctctttttaaacatgttCTGCAGGATCATCTGGGTGTATTTGTCCGTGGGTATTTGGGTGTATCCCCTTCTCGGACTCTTCAGCACCGGCGGCCTGGTgggcttcttcttttttaacatgTCCGTGGTGATCTTGCTCTTCCTGCTCGGCAACGAGCTCAACCGCCAGATCTGGCAGAGGACGCGATAGGTCACGAGTTTGTTTTGTCTCTTTGCttatctctctatctctctattATCTTTTTCACCTTAAAAAAAGGAATGTAACTACCTGTCATCTTTCCACATAACCTGCCTTCATATTAAACACAGGCTTCAACAGTGACATGTTTAGTCACTTATATCTCTGATACAATAATGGTTTGCAGTTAAAACTGCACAGTGTTTCTAAAATTGCAAAAACATTTGCATAATGTATCAGAAACATGACAGGATGCATAATAAAGACTTTTCCACAGGCAACAGCACAGCTGTGTCTTCTGTATCAGCCTCATACTTCGTTTTTATCCACAAGTTAGCGAGTAAACAGCACAGCTGTTAGTGATAAAAGCAAGAAAAATGCAGCTGGGATCCAGTTTAACTGCTAAATACTCCCCACTGCCTGCATAAGTGTATACATTCCTCCTCATTGTGCTACAGCTGGGGGATTTTAAAGAGTCCAGAGTTCAGAATCCTGGGATGTGTGAGTTTTCAACCAGCTGTCAGGTCTCTGTAGGCTTTAAGATGCTGCAGGTAGTTCGGATCCGCATCCACCAATCCAACCGAAAGGATCTTCGCCAGCAAGTGCAGATCTTCTTCGCTCATATCCATCTGTCGGGAAAAAAAGACCCTCAGATAGCTGATAAGGAGTAAATCTATCTCGTATTTAAACACCGGGCGACAGCTCACCTTCTTGTTTGCGGAGGATTCAGGATTCTGGGACTTCTGAAATTTCCTCTCCTGTCGCCACAATAATCATGTCAGACATTCAAACTGGCCTCTTCATCTAATGTTTATAATCCAGATTTACTTATCAGTTTAGCACTTttgtcttcctttttcttttttcaaattactttttaaaaacagaaaatctcCCATGTTGCTGAAGAGAAACTGAATTTGTACTCACCTCTGTGAGTCCTTTTGAAAAGCACATAATAACGAAGAGCATTCCAGCAACAACCTAAACATGTAGAAGGAATGTCAGTCAGTGATTAGGTTCAGAGAAGCATCACgggtaaaataaatgtaaaacgaCATGTCCAGATATCTTTACTCACCCCAAACAGATGCAGCATGTTTGCCTCCCGTGTGTCCGTCCTGTGTGTGCTCTGAGTCGTGTGAACTACCTGCAGCACTTTTTAAATTCCTCCTGTTGTCAGACATCAGGCCGCAGTGCGCAGGTCATGGGGAGAAAACTCCCAGGAAAGACCGGCAGAACGGGTCACGCTGCATTCCCAGCGAGCACCTGACTCGTACGCACACTTCCCTGTGGGTCAAATGTCCCGTTACGTAAACACTTACGCAAACGGGGCCTTCACCTTGACAGCAACGCTTTTATTAACTGTGAGTGTTCACGCAGTTTCCACTTTAGACTCATTACTGAGATGCGTCAGTCACAGACTCACAACGAGCCTGTGATGTATTAAAGTAATGGTGACTCTTGACAAAGTCACCATTATATCCACACCCAACATTTCCTGAAATAATTACAATAAGGTCTGATGTGGACATCTGACGTGGAGGTTATTTCTAGAGACATGATTTTTACTCGTGCTTAATGGAAAGTAAAGTTTAAAGGGATGACTTCATACGTATGTGTGTAGTCATCCACGTTGATTTAGACTCCAGCGACTGAAAATGATCCGTTCATGCCTCAAAATAGCTCTGATGTATCTGCATGGAGCCTCATTTGGTGTTTGGGATTTGTTAAAGTCATAAAAACCGGCCTCTCTGCTCTCCACTGCATGCCTGCAAGTCACCTGCAGCTTTCTGCAGTCATGAGGAAGCATGTCTGCTGCTCCGACAAGGAAGACGACACAGTCTTCAAATACGGGGAAAAGATCCTGGGGccagattcacaaaacattcttaagaaaaaaaatcttcttatgtttcatttttttcttaagttcagtctcaagaagaaaaaagataagaagtcatattctccaaaaaagttcttaagtattttctcaactttcttcttaagtttcttcttaagaaaaaacgtaagaataaatggtattcttgaaataaaagttctcaaatttgttcttgacttttttcttaactttaagacaaccttgaccc
This window harbors:
- the LOC133463438 gene encoding androgen-dependent TFPI-regulating protein; amino-acid sequence: MSVTLRRVYHISAFSWYAFIVNSLASKDGEDLPAGIFVYGGPWKYLTFLNLLLQMTFFGLAAVNDLQPGKNTDSALSRSKDLLFSVFAFPVGMFVVILFWTIFAYNRELVYPATIDEFFPPWINHAMHTCVCPVLLGELLLQPHTYPRTKHALAALGLVGASYLSWIIWVYLSVGIWVYPLLGLFSTGGLVGFFFFNMSVVILLFLLGNELNRQIWQRTR